A single window of Sphingobacteriales bacterium DNA harbors:
- a CDS encoding transketolase — MQIAELNKVASQVRRDIVRMVHQCKSGHPGGSLGCTDYLTALYFEIMKVDTNFNMNGTNEDLFFLSNGHISPLFYSVLARRGYFDVKELGTFRHINSRLQGHPTTHEGLPGIRIASGSLGQGISVAIGAALTKKLNKENNLVYCLTGDGELQEGQIWEAVIFAAAKKVDNLIVTVDWNDAQIDGSTQEVCDLGDLNAKFKAFGWEVMNMNGNVMEDVIFTLTEAQLKARNGKPIVILMKTQMGNGVDYMMGTHKWHGSAPNDEQLAKALAQLEETLGDY; from the coding sequence ATGCAAATAGCAGAGTTAAATAAAGTAGCCTCACAGGTAAGACGCGATATTGTACGCATGGTACACCAATGTAAATCTGGACATCCAGGTGGCTCTTTGGGCTGCACAGATTATCTTACGGCACTTTATTTTGAAATCATGAAAGTTGATACCAATTTTAACATGAATGGTACCAATGAAGATTTGTTTTTCTTATCGAATGGACATATTTCTCCGTTATTTTATTCAGTATTGGCTCGCAGAGGTTATTTTGATGTAAAAGAATTAGGAACATTTAGACATATAAATTCTAGATTACAAGGACATCCTACAACACACGAAGGTTTGCCAGGAATTAGAATTGCAAGTGGCTCACTTGGTCAAGGTATTTCAGTAGCAATTGGCGCTGCACTTACAAAAAAATTGAACAAAGAAAATAATTTAGTGTATTGTTTAACAGGCGATGGCGAATTGCAAGAAGGTCAGATTTGGGAAGCCGTAATATTTGCTGCTGCAAAAAAAGTAGACAACCTAATTGTAACTGTAGATTGGAATGACGCACAAATAGACGGAAGCACACAAGAAGTTTGCGACCTTGGTGATTTGAATGCAAAATTCAAAGCATTTGGATGGGAAGTGATGAATATGAATGGTAATGTGATGGAAGATGTGATATTTACCCTAACGGAAGCGCAACTAAAAGCAAGAAATGGTAAGCCAATTGTAATTCTAATGAAAACACAAATGGGCAATGGCGTTGACTATATGATGGGCACACACAAATGGCATGGTTCTGCACCAAATGATGAACAATTAGCAAAAGCATTAGCACAGTTAGAAGAAACATTAGGTGATTACTAA
- a CDS encoding fibrobacter succinogenes major paralogous domain-containing protein: MNIYKDEANKEDGLLADVYDAETQYKTHFYGSYNDKGIPKEIKSIVLENKNSDTVYNYILDENKKIYLAYPSLKNGTKLGSVNKIDEDDSLLTINFFDYNWSNQTDVFIESYSFDINEDTDGARKTEEEPPIEFDFLGIKQLEKDIHTRVENFQTWLNEFTAGTDRSTFGLFSNSLRDGIESLNNEIKSLTRGGVDVNYNDFRESPTSDRYEPKENEYIPPSPTSNTNTIPKPPTPQNEVPQCFIATPLDGDKIPSSENINVSIYAYDIDGSILSVSLFLDGIKQGTKVAGVDADLNHFIIPANTLSKGYHSLYAIATDNKYKAKFSKSIIFKVEDDGSETVTDIDGNIYHTVKIGTQTWMVENLKTTRYNDGTAIPTGLSVAAWQATTNGAYAIYDNNAANNTTYGKLYNWYAVNTGKLAPAGWHVPTDAEWTTLTTYLGGESVAGDKMKATTLWTAFAGITNTNSSGFTGLPAGNFSYYYESFFSISSTTYFWSSTKSGTNAAWYRSLDYNYSGAFRDYANDRHGFSVRCIKD; this comes from the coding sequence GTGAACATTTATAAAGATGAAGCCAACAAAGAAGATGGCTTATTGGCAGATGTGTATGATGCTGAAACACAATATAAAACGCATTTCTATGGAAGTTATAATGATAAGGGCATTCCAAAAGAAATAAAAAGTATTGTGTTAGAAAATAAAAATTCAGATACGGTATACAATTATATATTGGACGAAAATAAAAAGATATATTTAGCATACCCAAGCTTAAAAAACGGTACTAAATTAGGTAGTGTAAATAAAATAGACGAAGATGATAGCCTATTAACAATAAATTTCTTTGATTATAATTGGAGTAACCAAACAGATGTATTTATTGAATCTTATAGTTTTGATATTAACGAAGATACAGATGGAGCAAGAAAAACAGAGGAGGAGCCACCAATAGAGTTTGATTTTTTAGGAATAAAACAATTGGAAAAAGATATACACACTCGGGTTGAAAATTTCCAAACATGGTTGAATGAGTTTACTGCAGGAACGGACAGAAGTACTTTTGGCTTGTTTAGTAATTCTCTAAGAGATGGTATAGAGTCCCTTAATAATGAGATTAAGAGTCTAACACGGGGTGGCGTAGATGTCAATTATAATGATTTTCGCGAAAGCCCAACTTCGGATCGCTATGAACCAAAGGAGAATGAATATATTCCACCAAGCCCTACTTCTAATACAAATACAATTCCAAAACCTCCAACGCCACAAAACGAAGTTCCTCAGTGTTTCATTGCCACTCCATTAGATGGTGACAAAATTCCTAGTTCTGAAAATATTAATGTTTCTATATATGCTTATGATATAGATGGTTCTATACTTTCTGTGAGTTTGTTCCTTGATGGCATTAAGCAGGGTACAAAAGTAGCAGGAGTAGATGCTGACCTTAACCATTTTATTATTCCTGCTAATACATTATCTAAAGGCTATCACTCCCTTTATGCTATTGCAACGGATAACAAATATAAAGCTAAGTTTTCCAAATCAATTATATTTAAGGTTGAAGATGATGGTAGCGAAACCGTTACAGATATAGATGGCAATATATACCATACTGTAAAAATAGGCACACAAACTTGGATGGTAGAAAACCTAAAAACTACACGATATAATGATGGCACAGCAATACCAACTGGCTTAAGCGTTGCTGCTTGGCAAGCAACAACTAATGGTGCGTATGCTATTTATGATAACAATGCAGCCAACAATACCACCTACGGCAAATTGTACAATTGGTACGCAGTAAACACGGGCAAATTGGCACCTGCTGGCTGGCATGTACCTACCGATGCAGAATGGACAACACTTACTACTTATTTAGGTGGCGAAAGTGTAGCAGGCGATAAAATGAAAGCTACCACTTTGTGGACAGCTTTTGCAGGCATTACCAACACCAATAGTAGTGGCTTTACAGGTCTTCCTGCAGGTAACTTCAGTTACTACTATGAATCGTTCTTCTCTATTAGCTCCACCACCTACTTTTGGTCTTCAACAAAGAGCGGTACAAACGCTGCGTGGTACCGCAGTCTGGATTACAATTATTCGGGTGCCTTCAGAGACTACGCCAATGACCGCCATGGCTTTAGTGTGCGTTGTATCAAGGATTAA
- a CDS encoding virulence protein: MFAISFDMLIADLKDNYGESYNNAYYEISVVLEEYDFYRAQGSVYLSEKNDMANLTKAMIKLKSIEWFRKSVRDIRAFKVEDWSNFTDFMKEDE, translated from the coding sequence ATGTTTGCTATTAGTTTCGACATGTTAATTGCCGATTTAAAAGATAATTATGGTGAATCTTACAATAATGCTTATTATGAAATAAGTGTTGTTTTAGAAGAATATGATTTTTATAGAGCACAAGGAAGTGTTTATCTGTCTGAAAAAAATGATATGGCAAACCTAACCAAGGCTATGATAAAACTAAAAAGCATAGAATGGTTTAGAAAATCCGTAAGAGACATTAGAGCTTTTAAAGTAGAAGATTGGTCAAACTTCACTGATTTTATGAAAGAAGATGAATAG
- the nadB gene encoding L-aspartate oxidase has translation MYDFLVIGSGIAGLSFALKVADKYPEKKVLILTKANEDESNTKYAQGGIAVVTDFVVDNFEKHIQDTHIAGDGLCNPKVVDFVVKEGRQRVDELINWGTRFDKDNDGDYKLGKEGGHSEFRVLHYKDITGWEIERALLEKVHQYQNIEIKQHFFVIDLITQHHLGRILTRVSENIQCFGVYALNKETNHIEKILSKITVLATGGFGQVYRSTTNPVIATGDGIAMVYRAKGRVSNMEFVQFHPTALYEPDVSPSFLITEAVRGDGGILKSKNGEEFMKKYDKRESLAPRDIVARAIDNEMKIRGEECMYLDCRHMDFDNFIHHFPNIYEKCKSVGIDITKDMIPVVPAAHYACGGITINENGQTSINNLYACGECTNSGLHGANRLASNSLLEAVVFSHRIAEHAINNILNITIDENKFPEWDATGTSEPKEMVLITQSMRELKDIMSNYVGIVRNNIRLSRASGRLYLLFKECEEMYNTTTISPQLMELRNLITIGYLITRSALLRKESRGLHYTTDYPQHAEFTEDTAL, from the coding sequence ATGTATGATTTTTTAGTAATAGGTTCTGGTATCGCAGGACTAAGTTTTGCGCTGAAAGTAGCAGACAAATACCCAGAAAAAAAAGTATTAATTCTGACTAAAGCTAATGAAGACGAAAGCAACACAAAGTATGCACAAGGTGGAATTGCTGTGGTTACAGACTTTGTAGTAGATAATTTTGAGAAACATATCCAAGATACACATATTGCAGGCGATGGCTTGTGTAACCCAAAAGTTGTTGACTTTGTAGTTAAAGAAGGTAGACAAAGAGTAGATGAATTAATAAATTGGGGAACAAGGTTTGATAAAGACAATGATGGTGATTATAAATTAGGAAAAGAAGGTGGCCATTCAGAATTTAGAGTATTACACTACAAAGACATCACTGGTTGGGAAATTGAACGTGCTTTATTAGAAAAAGTACATCAATATCAAAATATAGAAATTAAGCAACATTTCTTTGTTATTGACTTAATTACTCAACATCACTTAGGTAGAATACTTACAAGAGTATCTGAAAACATACAATGCTTTGGTGTTTATGCATTAAATAAAGAAACAAACCATATTGAAAAAATATTAAGCAAGATAACTGTTTTGGCAACTGGTGGATTTGGACAAGTGTATAGAAGTACAACCAATCCAGTAATTGCAACAGGAGATGGCATTGCTATGGTATATAGAGCAAAAGGTAGAGTATCTAACATGGAGTTTGTGCAATTTCATCCAACAGCATTGTACGAACCAGATGTGAGCCCAAGTTTTTTAATTACAGAAGCTGTGCGTGGCGATGGTGGCATTCTAAAATCTAAGAATGGCGAAGAGTTTATGAAAAAATATGATAAACGAGAGTCGCTTGCACCACGTGATATTGTAGCAAGAGCCATAGATAATGAAATGAAAATTCGTGGAGAAGAATGTATGTACCTAGATTGCAGACACATGGACTTTGATAATTTCATTCATCATTTCCCAAATATTTATGAAAAATGTAAAAGTGTAGGTATAGACATTACAAAAGATATGATACCTGTTGTGCCAGCAGCACATTATGCTTGTGGTGGCATTACCATTAATGAAAACGGACAGACATCAATCAATAATTTGTATGCCTGTGGCGAATGCACCAATTCTGGATTGCATGGTGCCAATCGTCTTGCATCTAATTCTTTGTTAGAAGCAGTTGTGTTCTCACATAGAATTGCAGAACACGCAATAAATAACATACTCAATATTACTATTGATGAAAATAAATTTCCAGAATGGGATGCAACAGGCACCAGCGAACCAAAAGAAATGGTATTGATAACACAAAGCATGAGAGAACTCAAAGACATTATGAGTAATTATGTAGGTATTGTTAGAAATAATATAAGATTAAGTAGAGCTTCTGGTCGTTTATATTTACTATTCAAAGAGTGTGAGGAAATGTATAATACCACCACAATTTCGCCACAATTGATGGAATTAAGAAATTTAATAACTATTGGATATTTAATTACAAGAAGTGCGTTATTAAGAAAAGAAAGTAGAGGTTTGCATTATACAACAGACTACCCACAACATGCTGAATTTACTGAAGATACTGCGTTATAA
- a CDS encoding heavy-metal-associated domain-containing protein, with translation MKNLIFMLLFTINGIIAVAQDNNTIKTNATCQLGQERIIKELKQLDGVFDVKFDVQGTITLDYSSDGTPYNDIVQKITECGFTANGIAPKGGDKNLCKTTTIQKTSTKSKSTK, from the coding sequence ATGAAAAATCTAATCTTTATGCTGTTGTTTACAATAAACGGAATTATTGCTGTCGCTCAAGACAACAACACAATTAAAACAAATGCAACTTGCCAACTTGGACAAGAAAGAATCATTAAAGAACTAAAACAATTGGATGGTGTATTTGATGTAAAATTTGATGTGCAAGGTACAATTACATTAGACTACAGTTCTGATGGAACACCTTACAATGATATTGTACAGAAGATAACAGAATGTGGTTTTACTGCAAATGGCATTGCACCAAAAGGTGGCGATAAAAATTTATGTAAAACAACTACTATACAAAAAACAAGCACAAAGTCAAAATCAACAAAATAA